TAAGAAGGGTAACGTAGGAAACTCCGGACCTCACAGTCCTTCAGTAAGTCATTGGTATCTCTTAGCGGTAAAATTGATGTGTAGCACGTTTCGATTTTAACACATTCTGTTATGTAAATGCAGCGATTTGGCACATTTTCACACAATTAAAAACATAACGCAAGTCCTGTGCAGCAACCTGTAAGTAAAATGTGTGGTTTCAAGTTAGCCTACTTTCTCGTGTGTATGCTATATTGTGAACACCGTAACACTAATCGAAAACGGAATAAAAGCTAATTTAGGCCTATGTTCTTCTATGAAGAGTATGAAAGGTAAGGTCAATCAGGCAACTGTTAAACCCACTGCTTCAAAGTGAAGTAGGAAGCAAGTCAGTTCCAGGAAGTTATAGAGCCCATGTGTATGTTTTtaatatgatgtgtgtgtcttctagaaACATGTTCTCTAGTGTGCAACGATTAGGGTCTGAGAAGAGAACCAACACACAATCATGAATTGACAGGTGGAGGTTTGGGCGGCTGGATGTTCTACGATTTGAGGTTTTACTCTGACTTGTCCAGCAGCAGGATACATAGAGAGTGGTTTTCTTATTCTGATAGTTTATCCTATATTATTTTCCAATtgcaaaaaagacagaaaaagtaaCAATTCCAGTATTCCACTGCAGGCCCCTACTGCTACCAAGTTCCAGGGAGAAACTTCATTAAAACGGCGCCTTGCCGACATGGGCCTCTGCTCCTGATTAGTAGGCCAGGTGTATTTCGTTAATACAACATTTCGTTAAAACATTTGTTTTGGATTCTAGTTCTACTCATTTTAAACAACCTTAGCCTCACAACAGGGAAATTAAGAAACTAGCATATTATTCTGCAGCACGAACAGGCGCTCGCACAGGCgcgtgcgccacacacacacacacacacacacacacacacacacacacacacacacacacacacacacacacacacacacacacacacacacacacgcgaacactgAATGCGTTGTTCACTCCACAGGAGCAGGGAAATAAAGATGGGGTGGATGCCCCACCTGTGGCAGGTGCTCAGGACCCCATGGTTTCCATGTCATGCCCAGGCACCCCATCAATCCTCCACAGCAAGCTGGTGAACTGCCCATCTCCAGTGGCCACTCTGAGGCGGCCCACTGCCTTGAGCAGACATGCCAGTGCTGTGGGGTTCCCCATGCAGACGGCCGGTGCCTGGGGCTTCAGTAAAGGACACGGGCGAGGGGTGGCCCAGAGCCCCACTGCAGAGGCCTCGGAGGGAGCTGCCATTGATGTCGAGGACATTCCCCCTTTGCTGAGAGACGTGGCACGCTTCGCTGAGGCTGTGGAGAAGCTGAAGGATGTGGTGCTGGGGGAAGGTGGGTGATCTCTTCAGAACTCGAGGTACCACTTCTGAGATAGGGGCTGGCTGCTCTCCTAGTCCCAGTTCAGCTTTAACATGTTGTGAAGTTAAAACATGGTGTGTAGTCTGGCTATAGGCTTCCAAACAATCAGTTCAGAGTCAGTGACCTCTCAAGATAACCCTTGGCAGCAAGCtgtctcttttttaaattattataacCAAAGGAAAAACATAGGGATAGGACATTAACTGGATAGACACGTTATTTTAGAAACCGAGTGAGAATATTGCCCCAGCAAATAGTATCACAGAATTTGAGTCTACAGCTtagcacttttttttttagtataaGGACAATCTCTGTCTGCCTGAGTCCCTTTTTCTCAGTATCACTGTGGGGAATGGCCATTTTACAAACTGTACACATTCTgaggtttcctttcttttttttctttctgtccccATGGTAACCAAGAGGAAGGAAGATAATATGTGCGTCAGATGTTTTCTCTGCTGCCTGTGGTAGATTACTCtatcactctctcgttctctctctcattctctctccgcCCCTGAGTCTCCCGCCCTCTGACTACTTATGATCAGGGCATAGATGCCAGAGAggaggatgcagtggtgcatttgcatccccactttttgACTCCCTAAATGAGGTTTTCTCAACTTTAACTGCAGAcagatgagtggagtgcagcagtagTAACATTgctaagaaagaaagaatgcaccACCTCTTTTaaactcgttccggcgcccttAGGATCATACCTTTACTAGGGTAGTCTGTGTGGATGTTCAGCACTTGTTTCCCAACTTGTAGTCTCAATCTCACAGATCCTACTCAGCCCACTGACACCATAACGGCCTGTAAATACGAAACCTTTGTCTGTACTAGGGATGCAagcgattaatcgactttaatcgatcaatgcattaatcgattaaaaaatattaatcgcaattaatggCCAATTCAACTGCctcagacccaggtgaaatgggcatgtgaagagtgtgtgtgtgaagaggggtgtgaatagtgggaatatttaaatcacctttggattataGAATTTAAATAGAACTAACTGAAATGAAGTATTTTATctgaatttttagatttagtggggtttttttttagagacattgagatttcggaggaaaacgccgcttatcaattaatcgtaagtcgatcgataaggcaatcaactaacgattaatgaattaatcgataatttgcatccctagtctgtACTACAGAAGTAGTTTTCTGTAGTTTACACAGTAGTTTACACAGTTTACAGTAGTTAGAACTGCAcagttttttttacaataccaaTCCTGTATTTCATATTGCACGTATGTTAGAAACACTTTTAGAAGCTAATATCCGGCGGATTTCAGAATTTACTTGTAAGTGAAATGAATGTCCCAATATGGAAGTGCAGCAACAAATTGGCTGTTTGAATTTATATGTGTTTCCTTTGAATAGAAGTGGACAAGCGAACTGTCTTGATCCTGTGTATATCTTGATCCAGTGTATATTTCCCAGACAaacgttttttttacaaaccccctaaacacacacacacacacacacacacacacacacacacacacacacacacacacacacacacacacacacacacacaccgtttgcaTGCACTGGGAGAAATTGGAGTTATTGCCTAATCCGAAGTTTTAAACGCCATGCATATTTGAGCTGCTGAATTCGAACCAGACAAGAGTTGTAGAAGTcttattcacacatacacatacaaagagatgaaaaaaaaatcgaaagcGAGAGTCAGCATGAAAAGCAAGGTCTTGCTAACCTGACCCAATTGATGTACCGGTACTCGCCTGACAGgccaagcaacaacaacaaaaaatcagttATTGCAGAGTAAGTTGGTCTGTGCGACTGAGCTTCCTGTCAGCACAACTATTTTCATCACACACTCTTCCTGTTTACATTCTCCAAGCAGTAGTGGCTGTTGGGTGGCCAGCCAGATAAGGTGGGAGATCTGTCCCTGTTTGTAGTACCACCACAGAACACCAGTGTCGGAcctgttaccacacacacacacacacacacacacacacacacacacacacacacacgcgcacgcacacatacacacacttaaattAAACACTTGACCAAGGCTCTAGTGTTCAGTAGTGAATGCTGGTCAGTCACACTCCTGCAGTATggttgatgatgataatgattttTTGCCGGTTTTGAGAACTGTACTTCATTAACGTGGCCAAGTGGCAGTGTGTGTTGTGAGGAAAAAGTTGAAGCACTCTGCTTTACACTCTGACCTTAGAATTTGGGGTGGGGTTTGCTGCCTTTTTAGATGTGCATTACTGCCTGATAATATTTCCAGTGACTTATAACTGAGTTTCaacgtatgtgtttttgtgtgagcggTACGAGGCTGAACAAGAACAGCTACACTGATTGATTTCCCATAGACACGTTTGCTCGCTACTGTGTTGCTGTAATGTGACactatttaaaaaacaaaggaCACACAGGCCAATTAAATAATTGTAAACGTTATCAGTTAATGttttgttaaattaaatgtaattgGAATGTTGAATGTATGTTGAAAGTCCATAGAGGAGAGAATTGCCATATTATCACCACTTCTACTATGACTAGTATGGCCACTATTAATTATAGCAGCACTAAAGGGGTGGACCTTGAACAAGAAACAGTTGACTTTACCCAGACGTCTTCTACTTGGGCTCTCCTTACAGACTATGGGGGCTTTCCTTTAGTCATTGAAGCATTAGCCACTGTTACGCCCTTCTTATCAATATACAAAAAAATACATCTGAGCAGCAAGGGTGCTTCATTTTACTTCTTGTAGTGCTGGTCTTGCTCTGGTTGGACTAAACTGTCCACAAAAGCAGGCAGAACAGGTCAGATGGTAGAGCAACATAAGGTTAGCTTACTCCTCAGTCCTCTATACTATAACGTCCTCTGATTTCTGGAGGCATTATTATCCAGGTTACAGTTGAGATTTTCTTacgaccctctgatgaagacggaagttataccgtcgaaacatttcagggaaaagataaaacttttacatgtctgaagtaaaagaaaatctcaagtgtgATTTAAAAAGTTAGACATGATGAACATTATATACATTTATCTAGGGTAGCTTGAATCCCTCTGAAACACACTCACCTGCACCCATATGCCTGCTTCCCCTGCAGATAAGGACGAATCAAGACGCGATCTAGCAAATGAGTGCCTTGGTGAGGTGTTGCGTGTTCTCCGGCAGGTCATCGGCACCTATCCACTGCTCAACACTGTGGAGATCCTTACAGCAGCTGGAACGCTCATCtccaaggtcaaaggtcagttGTGAGACCGGTGTCATTcacagtgggtgcattccaatatgcaggcgccagtcctccgcttgtgcttgtggcctcacgttttactGACACCCCGCtttcatggagaaaacaataaagtttccccactgtcagcctagccacaatcaacttttgggggactattcgtcATTCACCACCCTGAGTGCAAattagaaaattacattagaattgtgatattgcaagatattgaattcattttctatcgtcagtgacatcatcacgaggtcacaagcaggcaagtgagtaaGGGAGAAGGGGAGTCCGCATAATGGAATCCACCCATACTCTCTCTTATTGTACTGGTTTAAAGTCCATGTCAAATGTTAATATACCCGTTATAACATATGAAGAATGTggttgtagcctctttgtgcagatggggtcgccggcgggcctattcgctatttgctgaaaatactcaactacatcataacaacattgcaatgacattaccgagagccttaagtaacagattaagacatagccattacaattttggtgtcagtgaggttataacataggcatttgatcttttcatgaaagtttacctagtaataaactaatattttctagtatggcccaagtacagtcatttttgcagctgaaaatggctatttctggaaattcaaaatggcggaccatggagaagatccccttttcatgtatgaaaagtgcaatttttccagtcaaaatgagtacttagaatttgatggtggtggtaagtattcatgaaaaaggtaacattagtgaatgggtagcatgaattctggaaataaacaactaaacatcttacacagtgtaccttttaaagtaTATTATTTGAtatgatgtttttgttttattttcaggATTTCACTATGAAGACAGTAATGAAATGGAGAAGAAGGACTTTGAGAAGGCCATTGAGACCATCGCTGTTGCCTTCAGCAGCAAGTATGGCAAACGGCAACTGCTGTGTTCTGTCCTTATAGTCTCATTTTATAGTTCTCCTTTTTCAAGACTTCCTAAAATACTAAATCATGATGTGGCTTACTCAGTGTATTTGTCATTTCGGGTCTTTGTGCAATCTCTTTTTATCGTAAGCATGTTATTATCCAATCAATGCTAGAAGGCACTGAATACATGTCATTCATGGCCTTTACTTTTTGGGGAAAAAACCCCTGGGTAGAGATCTGTGGGTTATACCTCAGCTGGccggtgcgtcggagatggcccatgggtcactcggcagacaatttgaaaaaaacgcacactgaccatttcgctgtttttttttaatacacaacATTTCGGGCCTAGGCCTTCATCAGGTAAACTTTAGTTTTGGTCTAGTACCAAAAcgtgtattaaagaaaaacaaCTCTTTTCTTAGTGCTGTATTGCCGCTTTCCTGTCTCCTGACACTTCAGTATTTCCCTTTGTAAACAAGAGAGAGGAGTGCCCTTACAACACACGACCCTATGCCTCTAGCAAAGAAATGTACAAGTCCCTTTCGTCCGTTTCTGTTCtttttcaaagtcaaagtcaattcTCTCAAAATGTATGtgctttgtagccccttaattcacgccgtaccatctgaggcacactgtaatggtcatcgaaaggttaattaccagagtactactctactatgacataacacagggccttaagtaatgcactacgactctgtTATTGCCATGGCGGTGTATacgctgtgttttaacaggttaaggtAACTATGATGACCTATGACTTAACGTTGCATGTTAAAGAATAGTAAATGTCTGAATGctgtcttttcctttctctttctctaagtGTATCTGAGTTGCTGATGGGGGAAGTGGACAGCAgcaccctcctctctctacctcccacaGAAAAGAGCAGGGTCagtccgtttgtctgtctgtctgtctgtctgtctgtctacctccccgtctgcctctctctctgtattagtGTGCTAGCGTGGAGGGGAGTGAGTGtgctgcatgcatgtatgcacgcataaCGGATGTTGTTGGGGCTGCTTCTTCCTGCCTTGTGTCGTTATCTTCAGCCTCTCGTGTTCCTCTGCCTTGCGCGTCATGTGTGCCCAGAAGCAGTCTGCTGATGGCTCCGCCCTCCTGCTACACTCACTCTGTGCTGCCCCACATGACTCAAGTATCAGGGCTCAGATCACGCATGTGGGGGCGACTGCTGTCCAAGACTGTCTGGTGGTGTGAAAAATGACACATTTTCACTGTAGTCACACCAGTCAGATCACTGGGTCTTAGTGTGCCTCTAGTCCTGACAAATGCAGAAGTCCTCATTTCCCCTTGATTTCCCATGAAGAGGCATGCCATGTTGCTTAAGCTGTTTAATGTCTCCACTTGTTAGATGCTCTAGCTCGGACTTAGAAAAGTAATGAGTTTATCTTCATTAACAGTATACAGTATTCACTATATAAAAAACATCCTAATCCAAATGTGATCATGCACTGCTTCAAAATGTGTTCACATTCTGCTTTTAGCTGCAGTTTGCCTCACCTTGCTTGGCTTTTGCACCCATGTGTAGCTaattgttagagagagaggggggatctgtgtgtgtttgactttgtatcacagagtgagagagtgagagagagagagagagagagagagagagagagagagagagagagagagagagagagagagagagagagagagagaatgtgtgtgtgtttgacgtaTCACCTAGTAAGAAGTTAGGGCATTGGTGTGGTGAAATGACCATGTGATACAATGCTCTCTCACCCCTGCCCTGTGTGTATACAGTCAATGGAGAACCTGTATTCATTTCCTGGCCATGGATCTGACATGCAAAAAAATGACCAGCAGGAGTGCTGTAAGTATTCAGCTTCTTACAATTGATACGTtatatacaatacatacagtgttgCTTGAAAGTATCTGACCCCATTGAGTAGTGCAGATATTTCTGTTGTTAACCATGGCTTTCTTATTGTATCATCAcaagttattacctccgccaaggaggttatgtttttggtcacgttggtgtatttgtctgtcagcaggataactcaaaaagttatgaacagatttgacAACTTTTggagttggaaatgacaaaaggaacaagtgattaacttttggtggtgatccagattaTTTTAACTATCCAGAGGAAgttatattataggcataggaGTCCACTGTGTGTTATGGCACCTGGGGGGTAGTGGCAGTCCTACAGTTTGGGGAGGGATATAACACCATGGCCAAAAGATTCCAGCTCCACCCATCAGCTgttaaacagattttttttacaaatgcaGTAACTCTGTACAATATGACAGCAACCCTGCCTAGAAGTGGGCCCCCATCAAAACAATCACCCAGAACCTCCAGAAAAATATGAAAGCTGGTAAAGACtaacgcacacactacatctacaGAGTTGCAGACCTCTGTGGCAGGATCTGGGATAGATGTGCATGGGTCTACGGTCAGACAACAATTGAATAGCCATGGCGTTCATGGGAGGGTTGCTAGAAGGAAGCTACTGCTCTCAAAAGGCCAAAGCTGTCCATTGTAACCTTGTCAGAGAGCACTGGGACAAACCAGAGACCTTCCTCACACATTGCATTTTCATTTTTGGTGAAGTAAACCACGTAtgtctggtgtgtatgtgtgcgtgtgtttctatgCCTGTGAGTAGTCAGTGCAGAGCAAGTGGATGTTCTGCTGCAGAGGAGCGAGGGGGGTGTCGACTCAGCCCTCTCCTATGCCAAGAGTGTCACAAAGTACCTCAAGGATGTCATGAATTATGTGGAGAAGAGAATCACACATGGTGAGTGGAGTATATCCAGATATCTGGGCTGTCCTGTCCACCCAACAGAGCTCCTGAAAATATGTAGTTAAAGTTAATTTAGCAGATTTTGGTCCATAGATATGCACCTCCTTTTCATGGGTGTGTTGCATTGTTCTCTCACAGAGGTGGACTTTGCCAGGAAGATGCACAGTCTGTACCAGGCATGCAGTGATAGCCTCAAAAAAGTAAGTAATGGAAAGGTCTTTGAAACCTCTGAGTTAACCTGTGCAGAATGTGTCCCCTTTATTAGCTGTAGTTAACATTACAAGTAGGGAATAGACCACACTCAGTttgttccttttccttttcttttcattttatttattcattgccGGGTCAGAGAGATGTTTCTGTCTGACCctgcaatgaatgaataaaaagaaaagaaaaggacaaagaaaaaactgagtgcaatcTATTCCCTACTTGCtggattacttcagagacgcaccaacgaTAAGGAAGAGCGTGGTGTGTGGAAGAGAGCTTGTAGCTCATATATTGTGCCTGTCTCTCCAGCCCCACATGCCCCTCTTCTCCATCTATTCTCTGGCTCTGGAGCAGGACCTGGAGCAAAGCATGGTGGTCCAGCAGGCCACTGgcaacatgtacacacagagcTTCTTACAGGTGGGTGACACACACAACGCATTCaataaaatgtgtatgtgtgcaattcatgcaatcacacacaccgTATATTTTGTATTTTATCTATGTGTTCATTGACAAAAACAAACACGTGtgcaaaggcatacacacacataatacattaACAGACAGGAATTTAACCATGCTTTCTCTTTGTCAGCCTTTGCTGCAGCGCAAGCAGGAACACGACAAGAAGCGCAGAGAGATTAAAGAACAATGGCAAAGGGCCAAGAGGaagctggtatgtgtgtgtgtgtgtgtgtgtgtgtgtgtgtgtgtgtgtgtgtgtgtgtgtgtgtgtgtgtgtgtgtgtgtgtgtgtgcgtgtgtgtgcgtgtgtgtgcttgtgtgtgtgtgtgtgtccacataaatgtgtatttttgtggTGGGCCATGTTATGGTAGTCAATCCTATCTGCTCACATTCTCACAGTTAAGCTTGTACATTCTTTACATTGCATACTTTTTTGGTGGTATGCACTTAAGGTGTGTAAATGATATCACACTAATGTGGCTGTTAACTTTTAACGATTTTTATGGATGCATTGCTATGTGtacagtatacgtgtgtgtgtgtgtgtgtgtgtgtgtgtgtgtgtgtgtgtgtgtgtgtgtgtgtgtgtgtgtgtgtgtgtgtgtgtgtgtgtgtgtgtgtgtgtgtgtgtgtttatctctgtaaatgtgaatgtgcgtctgtgtgtctgtgctttgaaAAGGTTGAAGCTGAGAGCAACCTGCGCAAGGCCAAGCATGGTTATGTGGCGCGATGTGAGGAGTATGACAAGGCGCGCAGCGCGGCCAacagggtggaggaggagcagagtggCTCAGCCACCAAAGCCCTCGACAAGAAGAGGCGGCTGGAGGAGGAAGCACGCAACAAGGTCAGTTGACTCAAGAGGAAGTGACTCACCAGGTGGAAGTTGTGTCAACCTCAGCGTGTTATTGTACCACACTGCCTGAATttgaacagagagagacagaaaaagaagaatacagaaaaaaacacttgtGATCTTGTGTTGTTGAAATCATTGTCAGTTTTTGGCTTGGGAGTGGCAAGTGTTTTGGTCTTCTgtatagagcaggggtcaggaacctttttgatggagagagccataaacaccaattttttaaaaagaaattttcacgagagccatttccttttaaaaaacactgaatacaatcaaaagcatgtatttcaattaagcccaacaattttagagtgtactgtcaagttattgcttttattgatcacaggtaatagggttgccaactgtcaacttcattatgacgagggtttgggagaattttgtattccttagatgtaatttcctgcattttaacactttttgacctcccttgtcccgtttaactcaatatggaacccatacttttattcaTAAATACAGgatgattccatatttcaagggatggttggtaaCCCTAGATAAgtgagagccatatacagttcccaaaagagccatatgtggctctagagccataggttcctgacccctgagaTTTCTTATAAGACTGAGTTGCCTCAGAACAACTGATGGAAAATGTTAACAGGATCATCAGGTTTAGATATTTCTCCTGAATTTCAGCAACACAGTGAGCTGATCCTAATGCAGCTGCAATGCTGTCGTAATGTTGTGGTAATCCCCTGTGACATAGCTCATCTTTGGTAAATGTAGTAACAGCTCAGTCTATTTCTATAACTGTTCCATTTTCAAGAAAAGGTGTGGTCACTGTGACAACTAGACCTAACCTAGTCATCTATCAGGTGGCAGGTAGTCATCTATAGTTTACTAGGTGACAGGTAGGCATCGTTACATCATTGTATTCCTGGTAAACAATACCCTTAAGCTAAAGCTGCACAGGTATATTAGACTGTTCACCAGTGTTTGTCTCTCACTTGATTCAAGAGCAGCTCTGTTACTCTATGACTGGTGACATCAGTTATTCAGCCTTGAGGAAATACATTGTTTTTGGGAAGATTGACACAGATTACCTGTAAGTAAATAGCTGTGTGCCTGATTTAAATGGCTTAAAATTAGTTAAATTGCTCATTGTTATTTCATTGCTTACTTGTGTTAAGGGACTTTGATTTTACATACCCTAGCAGACATTATTACACCTGTATTTGCCAATGTTCTGATCAGCAAGGTGGGAAACATTCAAAGTGTGACAGAGAAGTAGCCAGCCCTCCTGTTGACACAAcatcttcagtgttgcttctagtcaggctaggagcaatacaaatatcatttctgagctccagaaatattgagaactccttccactttgtcgggaagcaaacaaccagtagcaaatcaagggaggcggatcaaccatgccgtttgggaaatgttaattgttttgctcttggttttacctttctcctgttctttcatcCATTCTCTGAGTCTGATGTCATTACTTCTAGTCCAAAGCTAGCGCCTATCATTGAACCAAAAGGAACCATTAGCTGCTGGTACCAATGATGGTTCAATGATGTATACTAGCTTGGAGGTACATTTTGCATCACCAGAGTCAGAGACCAGCTAGAAGAACAGCAGAAAGTTAAAACTCTTCTTTTGACTCTGGGAGGTGGGCAATGAGTACATCTTGCCATCAGTGTACCAGTGCTGTTTCCCAGTGCTGTCTCCGGGTGGGGGTCACCAGcttactgtgtctgtctgtctgtgttctcaGGCAGAGGAGGCTGAAGCCACGTACCGTACATGCGTTGCTGATGCCGTTACCCATCAGCAAGGGTTGGAGCATGTGAAGGTAACCGTTCTGCGGCAGATTCAGGACCTGATCAAACAGACGGACCAGACCTTACGTGCTGTGAGTATCCCTTATTGACACACAACAACCTCCCCTCAACAGTCATTTGTTTAAACACCcaaaggtacagtacagtacagtacctaatATCTATCAGTTTGTTTCAAACAGGCTGCCTAAGCCACTGAAAGATATAATACACATACCCAAGGTTCAGAATCAACCTGCAACTACAGCTTCTTTACAGTATCTTACAGTAGCTTACTAAGATCTTCCTCTTTGTTTTCTATTCTGTCTGTCCTCAGTGCACAGCCTACTATTATCAGATTATGCACGTGCAGACCGCTGCATTGCCAGTGCACTACCAGACCCTGTGTGAGAGCTGCAAGCTGTATGACCCAGGACAGCAGTACGCAGCCCATGTGAAGAACCTGTCTTTAAGCCAGGAGCCGCCCACCACCTATACTTTTGAGCCTTACTCCGCAGGCAGCCAGTGAGTACAGTGGCACTCACAATCTCactaacgctagggacacagTGACGCAAATTTgaccaagcgaagcgaacttcggcAGTCATTCCTAGg
This genomic interval from Engraulis encrasicolus isolate BLACKSEA-1 chromosome 16, IST_EnEncr_1.0, whole genome shotgun sequence contains the following:
- the arhgap45a gene encoding rho GTPase-activating protein 45 isoform X3 codes for the protein MFRKKKDLSKTPSLSKKGNVGNSGPHSPSEQGNKDGVDAPPVAGAQDPMVSMSCPGTPSILHSKLVNCPSPVATLRRPTALSRHASAVGFPMQTAGAWGFSKGHGRGVAQSPTAEASEGAAIDVEDIPPLLRDVARFAEAVEKLKDVVLGEDKDESRRDLANECLGEVLRVLRQVIGTYPLLNTVEILTAAGTLISKVKGFHYEDSNEMEKKDFEKAIETIAVAFSSNVSELLMGEVDSSTLLSLPPTEKSRSMENLYSFPGHGSDMQKNDQQECFSAEQVDVLLQRSEGGVDSALSYAKSVTKYLKDVMNYVEKRITHEVDFARKMHSLYQACSDSLKKPHMPLFSIYSLALEQDLEQSMVVQQATGNMYTQSFLQPLLQRKQEHDKKRREIKEQWQRAKRKLVEAESNLRKAKHGYVARCEEYDKARSAANRVEEEQSGSATKALDKKRRLEEEARNKAEEAEATYRTCVADAVTHQQGLEHVKVTVLRQIQDLIKQTDQTLRACTAYYYQIMHVQTAALPVHYQTLCESCKLYDPGQQYAAHVKNLSLSQEPPTTYTFEPYSAGSQSSTRIRSNSSSDSTSAAGDLESGDMVKQRRGRDQSHKSWPSTLSDTDSVGVGSVPGSPTTSTGDIPKAQRPISAGTLSSSEELDEGDGNVSSFEQRMNGLEPEIAVPTGPFRNVGLSKAAKTHRLRKLRTPSKCRECDSYVYFQGAECEECFLACHKKCLESLAIQCGHKKLQGRLQLFGRDFSSVLQGSSDGIPFIIKKCIQEIEKRALKMKLPEPIMPFRLYNTLMGLAKESTQQGEGGEAGKGPEMVDRGPQTEPEVVALVEKLQALMLELPPPNVATLRYITRHLRRVTELEQENKMSPSNLGIVFGPTLMRPKPTGATVSLSSLVDYPRQARIVEALIVFHKQIFTQDAGGLRPPCSPSFIHSQTQDIGDPQPDQLEGTEEQGRTDPEQCCGASLGSSGSRERSLDSDSELEDTARVPRQRPPLVSQESETSTDDDQLSPRVSMDLSGGVPETIPEQPPEHTETDSADTGSGERTTDGTHTDMVVSRPQTAEAEQDSAD